A section of the Lynx canadensis isolate LIC74 chromosome A1, mLynCan4.pri.v2, whole genome shotgun sequence genome encodes:
- the ATPSCKMT gene encoding LOW QUALITY PROTEIN: ATP synthase subunit C lysine N-methyltransferase (The sequence of the model RefSeq protein was modified relative to this genomic sequence to represent the inferred CDS: inserted 1 base in 1 codon): MEGGGGTPPEILEESQSGCSLPTGLGANGLKKSSWGFFLTGIVGGTLVAVYAVATPFLTPALRKICLPFVPATXKQIANVVKMLHCRRGSLVDIGSGDGRVVIAAAKEGFTAVGYELNPWLVWYSRYRAWREGVQGSAKFYISDLWKVTFSQYTNVVVFGVPQMMPQLEEKLELELKDDARVIACRFPFPRWTPDHVTGEGVDTVWAYDLSTLRGRRP, from the exons ATGGAGGGAGGAGGCG GTACACCCCCAGAAATACTTGAAGAAAGTCAGTCAGGATGTAGTCTACCTACAGGTCTTGGAGCCAACGGTTTGAAGAAAAGCAGTTGGGGGTTCTTCCTTACTGGGATCGTTGGTGGGACCCTGGTGGCCGTGTATGCCGTGGCCACCCCGTTTCTAACACCGGCCCTCCGAAAAATTTGTTTGCCATTCGTACCCGCAA ACAAGCAGATTGCCAACGTTGTGAAAATGTTGCATTGCAGAAGAGGATCCCTGGTCGACATTGGCAGTGGTGACGGACGTGTT GTGATAGCAGCTGCAAAGGAGGGATTCACCGCTGTCGGTTATGAATTAAACCCATGGCTCGTTTGGTACTCCAGATACCGTGCTTGGCGAGAAGGGGTGCAGGGCTCtgccaaattttatatttcagatttGTGGAAG GTTACTTTTTCGCAGTACACAAACGTGGTTGTTTTCGGTGTGCCTCAGATG ATGCCACAGTTGGAGGAGAAACTCGAGCTTGAACTGAAGGATGACGCCAGAGTCATTGCTTGCCGGTTCCCTTTCCCTCGCTGGACCCCAGACCACGTCACCGGGGAGGGGGTAGACACCGTGTGGGCCTACGACCTGAGCACGCTGCGAGGCAGGAGGCCCTGA